GATGCGGCCGCAGAAAGCGTCCGGAGCCGCGCCCGGAGTGCCAGAGCCACCTCGGCGCCCGCGGCGCCGCCGCCCACCACGACCACGCGCAAGGCACTGCCGTGCTCGGCCGCTGCTTGCTCGAGGGCCGGCACGATCACTTCCGCGCGATCGATGGGCTTTACGACGAGCGCGTGCTCCCGCACGCCGGGGAGATCGGTGCCGCGCACGGTCGAGCCGGTGGCGACCGACAGAAGATCGTAGCCGATGCGGCGACCGTCCTCGAGCTCGACCTCGCGCTCGGCGGGCAGGATCCGCCGCGCACGGCTGCAGACAAACGTCACGCCCGCCCGCGCCGTGGTCGCCTCGAGGTCGAACGACAGCTCTTCCGTCCGATATCGGCCGCCGATCAACCCCGGCACCATCCCGGAGTACGCCTGGTGGCGCACCGGCGAGACCAGCGTCGCGTCGACCGGACCGAACAATCCGCGGGCAAGGCCCTCGAGCACGAAGAGGTGCGCATGGCCGCCGCCGAGCAGCACAAGACGGGTCATGGGGTTCCAGTCACCTCGAATGAACCGTTACCGACAGCGAGTCCGAATATGCCGACGAACCCGCGAAAGGGCAGACCGAAGTCTCCGCGCCCCGCCCCCCAGGATCCGGACCGGCGCACGACAAGCCAGCCGCCGCCAGAGAAGGACCCGGCCGAGGAGGGCTCCTCGGGCCGGGTGCCGCGTCCGCCGGAGCCGTCCCCGTAAGATTACGGAGGTGGATCTCCGCGCCTGCGCGGATTGCGGCAGCACGCGGCCTGCTCTAGCGTTGATCCGTGCCCACCGCGCTACAGCTCCAGCTTGCCGGCATCAGCCATCACACGGCCGACGTGGGCCTCCGGGAGCGGCTTTCGCTCGAACCGGAGGCGATTGCCGCGTGGCTCGCGCGCGAGCGCGACGCCGGGCGGCCCAGCGTGGTCCTCGCGACCTGCAACCGCGTCGAGCTCTACTGGTGGGGCGACGCGGAGGAGCGCCGGCTGCACGTGCTCGCGGCCGAGCGGGGCGTCGCGCTGCCACCACCGGCGAGCTACGAGCTGAGCGGTACCCAGACCGTGCGGCACCTCTTCCGGGTCGCAGCGGGGCTCGACTCCCAGGTGTTCGGCGAGCGCGAGATCCTGGGCCAGGTGCGGCGCGCGCACGAGCTCGCCCGCGCGGCCGGCGCCACCAACTGGCAGATCGACGCGGCGTTCTGCGCCGCGCTCACGGCCGGGCGCCGCACTCGGCACGAAACCACGCTGGGCCTCCACCCGGCGTCGGTGAGCAGCGCTGCGCTTTCGCACGCGCGGCTCTGCTGGGGAGGCTCGCTCGCGGGGCGCGCCGTGCTCGTGCTCGGCGCGGGCGAGGCGGCCGAGGGCGTGCTCCGCGCACTCGAGGATGAGCCGGGCGGCTCGGCCATCGTCGTGAATCACCACGACGACCGCGCCAGCGCGCTCGCCGCGACGAGCGACGTGGCGGCCAGCGCGCACTGGGATGAATTGCCCGCTGCGCTCGCCGATGCCGACGTCGTGGTCACGGCGACGGCGTCGCCGCATCCCGTCCTCTCGGCCGCGGCGCTCGAGGCGGCCGTGGCGGCGCGCGCGGGGCGTCCGATCGTGGTGCTCGATCTGGCCGTGCCCCGCAATGTCGAATCCCTCGCCCGCGACGTGCCGGGCGTGCGGCTGTTCGATCTCGACGATCTCCGCATGCAGCACTGCCCCGTCACCGCAAGCACGTCGCCCGCGCTCGACGCCGCCGAAGAGATTCTGCGGCAGGAGCTGGTGCAGTTCCGCCGGCTGCTCCGAAATCGCGCCGCCGCGCCGCACCTGGCCGAGCTGCACCGGCTCGGCGCGCGGCTTGCCGCCGAAGAAGCAGAGCGCGCGCTGGCCGAGCTGCCGTCGCTCACCGAGCGCGAGCAGGAGGTACTGCGCCGGATGACGAGCCGGCTCGTCCGGCGGCTGCTCTACCCTGCCAGCAAGGCAATCCGCGAGCGCGAAGGCTGACGCAGCAGCGACGCCGCCTCGCGCGCGGCGGGTGCATCATCCGATGGGCCGCAGCACCTTCCGACATTGTGGATTGGTACATCCCGCGCACGTCGTCGCGTACTGCGAGCCGTACGGTCGTCCGGACGCGAGATGCTCCCGCACCAGGTCCGCCATCGCATCGAGGAAACGCGGCCGGTCGTTGAGCGCGGGCGCGCGGTGAAAGTGGGTGATGCCGCACTCCCGCGCCAGGTGGCCGTACTCGCGGTCCAGCTCGGAGAGCGTCTCGATGTGATCGCTGGTGAACGCGATCGGCACCACGAGCACGTGCCGGTGGCCCCGTGCGGCGAGCAGCTCGATCGTGCGCTCCGTGCTCGGCCCCAGCCACTTCACCGGTCCCACCTCCGACTGATACGCCAGCACGAAGGGGTGGGAGAATCCGAGCGCCTCCATCACCCGCTGCACGCTGGCCCCGACCTCCTGCGGATACGAGTCGCCGCGGTGAATCACGCTCATCGGCAGCGAATGCGCGCTGAAGAGGATGAGCACCTTGCCCCGATCCTCCTCGGCAAACCGCGCAAGGCCCTCGCGCACCGTTTCCGCCATCGCGGCGATGAACCCCTCATGCACCGGCCAGCGATCGATGATGCTCCAGCGGAAGGCGTTCTCGAGCCCGAGGCGCGCCGAGGCGCGCCACAGCTCGTTGAGACTCGACCCGGTGGTGGTGCAGGACCACTGCGGATACTGGGTAAACGCAACGGCGCGCTCCACCCCATCCGCCCGCATGGCGCGGAGGGCGTCCTCACTGAATGGCGTCGTGTAGCGGAAGGCGATGTAGAAGCGATGCGGCGCCGTGGCCGGCGAGAGGCGGTCGAGCCGCTCCACCATGCCGCGCCCCTGCGACTCGGTCCAGCGCCGAATCGGTGAGCCGCCGCCGATGGCCTCGTAGAGTCCGCGCACCTTGGGCGCCCGGCGCTTCGCGATGAATGGTCCAAGGAATCGCTGGAACGGAAGCTGGATGATCTCACGATCCTCGAAGAGGCGGAGCAGGAACGGCTCGACGGCGTCGAGTGTCGCGGGGCCGCCCAGATTGAGCATGACGATGCCGGTTGGTGCCATGATGCGTTGGTTGGGGTGTATGGCCTTTGGTCAGGCGCCGCCGACGACGCCGGTCTCGAGGGCGAACCTGGTGAGGCCCGCGACGGTGCGGATGCGGAGCTTGCGCATGAGGCTCTCGCGGTGGCTTTCGACTGTGCGGTGGCTGATACCGAGCCCGGCCGCGATCTCCTTGTTGGTGCGGCCGAGCGCGATACCGAGCAACACCTCGCGCTCGCGCGCAGTGAGAGAGCCGAGGTCGCCGCTCAGCCGCTCCCGCTCGAGCTCGCCGCGTACGAGGTCGGTGAGCCGCCGCGCCACCGGCGGACTGAAGAACGCCTCGCCCTCGTGCACCGCGCGCACCGCGCGGCGGAGCTCGGTGGCGGCGGTGTCCTTGAGCAGGTACCCATGCGCACCGGCGCGCACGCTTTCGAGCACGTACTCGGGGTTGTCGTGCATGCTGAGGATGAGCACCCGCGTTTCGGGCGCCGCCCGGCGGAGATGCGCGGCCGCTTCGAGCCCGGATTCACCCGGCATCGAAATGTCGAGCACCGCCACGTCAGGGCGGTGGCGCTCGACGAGCTCCGCCACATCGGCGCCGCTCGCCGCCTCGGCCACCACCTCGAACCCCGGTTCACTCTCCAGGACGTGCCGAATACCCTCACGCACGACGGTGTGGTCGTCGGCCACCAGCACGCGGATCGGTGCGTCGCTCACCCCCGTGCTCCGGCGGGCGCCGGCACCCGCACCTCGACCCGGGCACCTGCACCCGGCCGGCTCTCGACCACGACGGTGCCGCCCAGCGCGCTGATGCGCTCGCGCATGCCCGCAAGCCCCATGTGCCCGTTGCGCTCGAGCTCGCGCCCTGCCGCGGAACCCGGAAAGCCGGAACCGTCATCGCAGACCGCGAGCACGAGCCCGTCGCCGCGCACTCCGATCGCCACCTCCACTGCCCGCGCCCCCGCATGCCGCGCGATGTTGGAGAGCGCCTCCTGCAACGCGCGGAAGAGTGCCACCTCCGCTTCCTTCGAGATCTGCGGCAGCGCCGGCGGCGCGTCGAGCGCCACGGCGAGGCCGCTCCGGTCGCCGAACTCCGCCACCAGCGAGCGAAGCGCCGGCAATAGCCCGAGGTCGTCGAGCAGCGACGGGCGCAGCTCGTTGGTGACGTTGCGGATGCTGCGGATGCCCGCGTCGACCAGCTCGAGCGCGCGGTCGAGCCGCTGCACCGCCGGCGGTGCGGCGCTCTCCCGCACCACGCCCAGCTCCATCTTGACGGCCGAAAAGACCTGAGCCGTCTCGTCGTGCAGCTCGCGGGAAAGGCGGCGCCGCTCCTCCTCGTGCTGCTCCACCATGCGGGCGGAGAGACGCCCGAGCTCGACCGTGCGCGCCTGCAACCGCTCGTAGAGCTCCGCGTTTTCGAGCGCCGCGCCCACCTGCTGGCCCAGCGCGACCAGGAAACCGTCGTCCAGCGCGGTGAACGGGTCGCGCGTGTCGCCCACGATGATGAGCGCGCCGGTCACCACGTCCCCCGTGAGCACGGGGAGCACGGCCGCGTAGGCGTACCGCGCCGCGCGTTCAGGGCAGGGGTCGACCCAATCGTTAGTAACCCTCGGCCGGCCCGCCGCAACGGCCTGCGCAAGAACCGCCGCTGCGGCGCCGGTCGGATGGATGTCGGTCCAGGGCGCCGCCACACCATGGCCGTGGACGAAGCGGCCACCGCCCGCGCCGTCGAGCAGATAGAGCGCGCTGCCGGTCACGGCCGGGAGCGTGAGCGGGCGCGCGAGCAGCCCGTCCAGCACGTCGCCGGCGCGGCCTCGACGCTGGAGATCGCCCGAGAGCGCGGAAAGCGCGCCGAGGCCGCGGCGCAGATCATCGACGACGAGCAGCAGAATGCCGGCGCCCACCGCAAGCTCGAACAGAATATCGAGGTAGTAGCCCCAGGGCGCCCATGCCCCCCGCGCGCGGAGGAACGGATAGTCCAGATGGTGGAGGCCCCAGAGCCCGAACGCCGCCGCGAGCAGCGCCGCGCCGGTCGACGCCACTCGGAAGCGGTAGCGCAGGAACACCCACCCGGTCCACAGCGTCGCGATGCTCAAGAATCCGACGGCCGGCCCCGCAGCCCAGGCGAATCGATCGATGCGGTAGATCGCGATGTACGACCAGACGACTGGAAAGAGGGCGATCGGCAGATAGGCCCAGCGCCAGCGGAAGCCGCGCGAGAAGACGAGCGCCGCCCCGAGGAGCGCGAGCGCCGTCCACCCGGTCACAACCTGATGCCAGAAGAGCCAGCTTCGCTCGCCGCTGGTGAGGAAACTGAGTATCGCCCCGAGGCGCAGGAGGTAGAGTGCCCAGGCGGCGCTCCACCAGGCGAAGTAGGGCTTTCGGTAGCGCTGGAACAAGAACCCGCAGAGGACGGCGAGCGCGGCGGTGACGGCAGCCTGGAGCAGGGCCGCCGCGAGCTCGACA
The sequence above is a segment of the Gemmatimonadales bacterium genome. Coding sequences within it:
- the hemA gene encoding glutamyl-tRNA reductase; this translates as MPTALQLQLAGISHHTADVGLRERLSLEPEAIAAWLARERDAGRPSVVLATCNRVELYWWGDAEERRLHVLAAERGVALPPPASYELSGTQTVRHLFRVAAGLDSQVFGEREILGQVRRAHELARAAGATNWQIDAAFCAALTAGRRTRHETTLGLHPASVSSAALSHARLCWGGSLAGRAVLVLGAGEAAEGVLRALEDEPGGSAIVVNHHDDRASALAATSDVAASAHWDELPAALADADVVVTATASPHPVLSAAALEAAVAARAGRPIVVLDLAVPRNVESLARDVPGVRLFDLDDLRMQHCPVTASTSPALDAAEEILRQELVQFRRLLRNRAAAPHLAELHRLGARLAAEEAERALAELPSLTEREQEVLRRMTSRLVRRLLYPASKAIREREG
- the hemH gene encoding ferrochelatase, whose product is MAPTGIVMLNLGGPATLDAVEPFLLRLFEDREIIQLPFQRFLGPFIAKRRAPKVRGLYEAIGGGSPIRRWTESQGRGMVERLDRLSPATAPHRFYIAFRYTTPFSEDALRAMRADGVERAVAFTQYPQWSCTTTGSSLNELWRASARLGLENAFRWSIIDRWPVHEGFIAAMAETVREGLARFAEEDRGKVLILFSAHSLPMSVIHRGDSYPQEVGASVQRVMEALGFSHPFVLAYQSEVGPVKWLGPSTERTIELLAARGHRHVLVVPIAFTSDHIETLSELDREYGHLARECGITHFHRAPALNDRPRFLDAMADLVREHLASGRPYGSQYATTCAGCTNPQCRKVLRPIG
- a CDS encoding response regulator transcription factor, producing MSDAPIRVLVADDHTVVREGIRHVLESEPGFEVVAEAASGADVAELVERHRPDVAVLDISMPGESGLEAAAHLRRAAPETRVLILSMHDNPEYVLESVRAGAHGYLLKDTAATELRRAVRAVHEGEAFFSPPVARRLTDLVRGELERERLSGDLGSLTAREREVLLGIALGRTNKEIAAGLGISHRTVESHRESLMRKLRIRTVAGLTRFALETGVVGGA
- a CDS encoding GAF domain-containing sensor histidine kinase; protein product: MPVEPPVAGDVELAAALLQAAVTAALAVLCGFLFQRYRKPYFAWWSAAWALYLLRLGAILSFLTSGERSWLFWHQVVTGWTALALLGAALVFSRGFRWRWAYLPIALFPVVWSYIAIYRIDRFAWAAGPAVGFLSIATLWTGWVFLRYRFRVASTGAALLAAAFGLWGLHHLDYPFLRARGAWAPWGYYLDILFELAVGAGILLLVVDDLRRGLGALSALSGDLQRRGRAGDVLDGLLARPLTLPAVTGSALYLLDGAGGGRFVHGHGVAAPWTDIHPTGAAAAVLAQAVAAGRPRVTNDWVDPCPERAARYAYAAVLPVLTGDVVTGALIIVGDTRDPFTALDDGFLVALGQQVGAALENAELYERLQARTVELGRLSARMVEQHEEERRRLSRELHDETAQVFSAVKMELGVVRESAAPPAVQRLDRALELVDAGIRSIRNVTNELRPSLLDDLGLLPALRSLVAEFGDRSGLAVALDAPPALPQISKEAEVALFRALQEALSNIARHAGARAVEVAIGVRGDGLVLAVCDDGSGFPGSAAGRELERNGHMGLAGMRERISALGGTVVVESRPGAGARVEVRVPAPAGARG